A stretch of the Duncaniella dubosii genome encodes the following:
- a CDS encoding leucine-rich repeat domain-containing protein produces MKINQFLLTGTVALIITSCSQNDDFSPEPIASSPINMTFSVSADAERLSRAGTDIPDAAPSRAYMYIKDNTNNEILQKAMPGNPNGNLFEFSLELDRSHTYTVAFWADAGGYEIDSTAGLESIKYSDTANNSPSIAYAQCNTGFKPSESTATITLQHAVAKLVIRESSVINVGDRVNVTFTRKNYIYSAVNQSYKAESDNTTVSFEKTVDSSTQSGDIISAYMLAPNDSYKAGNDPSMLVDDFCLTYTPKGETTAHRQTISNVSFKANHRTIIEGNIMSLSKVSQSFSVSINTGWNDNNTPGIGDETPVPGPGDEPQPTVYPEITLTTAGTLTEAKLIEAIGSGNSLKISGPMNDADFKVLRTYLASDGNGSDKQLALNLENAGITALPNLAFCTQLKLDDFYGKENPNPISGLKEILLPDGLTKISDGAFADCINLTDVTIPSSVTELGEMAFYRSGITELLASSVSVVGGNACDNCKSLRYAVLGNLTKILDCAFKACTEMETMDITRTTAVPATMGNDILGGAQYPTPNLTIYVSSQAILDALSTSTKWKLTNPKWAVGTPPNK; encoded by the coding sequence ATGAAAATCAATCAATTCTTATTGACAGGTACGGTAGCGCTAATCATCACCTCATGCAGTCAGAATGATGATTTCTCGCCTGAACCAATCGCGAGTTCTCCAATCAACATGACATTCAGCGTGTCGGCAGATGCCGAACGACTGTCAAGAGCCGGAACGGACATTCCCGACGCTGCACCATCCAGAGCATACATGTATATCAAGGACAATACAAACAATGAGATTCTACAGAAAGCGATGCCGGGAAATCCGAACGGAAACCTGTTCGAGTTTTCTCTGGAACTTGACCGCAGCCATACATACACTGTCGCTTTCTGGGCTGACGCAGGAGGATATGAGATTGATTCAACCGCTGGCCTTGAATCCATAAAATATTCCGATACGGCCAACAACAGTCCCTCGATTGCATACGCACAATGCAATACAGGTTTCAAGCCAAGCGAGTCAACCGCAACAATCACATTGCAACACGCCGTTGCAAAACTCGTTATCCGGGAATCTTCAGTGATTAATGTAGGTGACCGTGTCAATGTGACATTCACAAGAAAGAACTACATCTACTCTGCGGTCAACCAAAGTTATAAGGCTGAAAGCGACAACACAACAGTTTCATTTGAAAAGACCGTTGACAGTTCGACACAAAGCGGCGACATAATATCGGCCTACATGCTCGCGCCGAACGATTCCTACAAAGCCGGCAACGACCCTTCGATGCTTGTTGATGATTTTTGTCTGACATATACTCCGAAAGGAGAAACAACGGCTCACAGACAAACGATTTCAAATGTGTCATTTAAAGCCAATCACAGAACTATCATTGAAGGAAACATCATGAGTCTGTCGAAAGTGTCCCAATCATTCTCCGTATCAATCAATACAGGCTGGAATGACAATAACACACCCGGAATCGGAGATGAAACTCCTGTCCCCGGACCGGGAGATGAGCCCCAACCCACCGTATATCCAGAGATAACATTGACAACGGCAGGAACTCTCACTGAGGCAAAACTAATTGAGGCCATCGGCTCTGGAAATTCATTGAAGATTTCCGGCCCGATGAACGATGCCGATTTCAAAGTCCTGCGCACATATCTCGCTTCCGATGGCAACGGAAGTGACAAACAGCTGGCATTGAACCTCGAAAATGCCGGAATAACCGCACTGCCTAATCTCGCATTCTGCACACAGCTGAAACTGGACGATTTTTATGGAAAAGAGAATCCGAATCCGATTTCAGGATTAAAAGAAATCTTATTGCCTGACGGACTGACCAAAATATCCGACGGCGCATTTGCCGACTGCATAAATCTCACTGACGTCACAATTCCGTCAAGCGTGACAGAATTAGGAGAAATGGCATTTTATAGAAGTGGAATAACAGAACTTCTGGCATCCTCCGTATCTGTTGTCGGAGGGAATGCCTGCGATAATTGTAAATCATTGCGATACGCAGTCTTGGGAAATCTGACTAAGATTCTTGACTGTGCATTCAAGGCTTGTACAGAAATGGAGACTATGGACATCACAAGAACCACAGCGGTTCCGGCTACAATGGGTAACGACATACTTGGCGGGGCGCAGTATCCGACACCGAACCTGACAATCTATGTCAGCTCACAGGCAATCCTTGACGCACTTTCCACAAGCACAAAATGGAAACTGACCAATCCTAAATGGGCCGTAGGCACACCGCCAAATAAATAA
- a CDS encoding DUF6562 domain-containing protein, whose protein sequence is MLTLHLPVSAMIPYEPSGRSVMFDIYATRCVIEGYNSTDGAKAFRHIARLTADAEGNCSQIELNAAEGVYDLLIWCDHTDINQPYRDLHYNTDNLHTVTVMPDDYTGNITSKFASCTSVNNVMLNCARTTTEEAYLNSPLARYRIISTDVEAYARMTELHPDKYPSIEELTVEVHYEFFIISSFNVATYRPNDSATGISYTFHPCPAEGSVITSTVMLGGDMIFASDSDSSVTLTIEIKDKSGQIISRASGLKIAYRQGYETTVTGNFLTLGVAAGGINIDTSWREDIIIHF, encoded by the coding sequence TTGTTGACATTACATCTGCCCGTGTCGGCGATGATTCCCTACGAGCCGTCGGGCAGAAGCGTTATGTTTGATATTTATGCGACCCGTTGTGTTATCGAGGGTTACAACTCCACAGATGGAGCCAAAGCATTCAGACACATTGCAAGACTGACTGCTGATGCCGAAGGCAATTGCAGTCAGATTGAACTGAATGCCGCCGAAGGTGTCTATGACCTTCTGATATGGTGTGACCATACGGACATCAATCAACCTTACAGGGATTTACATTATAATACTGACAATTTACATACGGTTACCGTTATGCCTGATGACTATACTGGAAATATTACATCCAAATTTGCATCATGTACGTCCGTAAATAACGTAATGCTTAATTGTGCGAGAACAACAACCGAGGAAGCATACCTTAATTCTCCTCTGGCACGATACCGCATAATCTCCACTGATGTCGAGGCATACGCACGCATGACAGAACTACATCCTGACAAATACCCTTCGATAGAGGAACTTACAGTTGAAGTCCACTATGAATTCTTTATCATTTCATCGTTCAATGTAGCGACATATCGACCTAACGACTCAGCTACGGGTATCAGTTACACGTTTCACCCATGTCCGGCAGAAGGGTCTGTAATAACCAGTACAGTCATGCTCGGAGGAGATATGATTTTTGCATCCGACAGCGATTCTTCGGTAACCTTGACCATTGAAATCAAAGACAAGTCCGGTCAGATCATAAGCCGGGCTTCAGGTCTGAAAATAGCTTATCGCCAAGGTTATGAGACAACTGTTACCGGCAATTTCCTTACACTCGGAGTCGCAGCCGGAGGCATAAATATCGACACCAGCTGGCGTGAGGATATTATAATCCACTTCTGA
- a CDS encoding SPOR domain-containing protein: MRKPISSMAFLPLSLMALAMMTVGCKTTESNYRQAYETAVAKNRDSSGVDSTIYAKIRNSARTSDLVVTGDTMPMRTEYIGYTEDGGASRETIGRYNVVVGQFKQVFNARQMRARLQSSGYDSAFIIHTREPLYYVCTQACATPEEAEKAFVRVKDDKSIVLRDPLPFILRPAHLAR; encoded by the coding sequence ATGAGAAAGCCCATATCATCAATGGCATTCCTCCCGCTGTCACTCATGGCTCTTGCCATGATGACAGTGGGTTGCAAAACCACCGAAAGCAACTACCGTCAGGCATACGAGACGGCGGTTGCAAAAAACCGTGATTCATCCGGTGTCGATTCAACCATCTACGCCAAAATCCGCAACAGCGCCCGCACATCCGACCTTGTCGTGACAGGCGACACAATGCCCATGCGCACCGAATATATCGGATATACCGAAGACGGTGGAGCGTCGCGCGAGACAATCGGACGATACAACGTTGTAGTCGGACAGTTCAAACAGGTGTTCAACGCACGCCAGATGCGGGCACGGCTTCAGTCGTCGGGCTATGACTCAGCCTTTATAATCCACACCCGTGAACCCCTCTACTATGTCTGCACTCAGGCATGCGCGACTCCTGAGGAGGCTGAAAAAGCGTTTGTCAGAGTGAAAGACGACAAATCAATCGTGCTCCGTGACCCGTTGCCGTTCATCCTCCGCCCGGCACATCTGGCAAGATGA
- the ilvA gene encoding threonine ammonia-lyase: protein MAETLEISEVYRAAQVLRDVARHPRLIGVPKINPEAEVYLKPENLQHTGAFKLRGAYYKISQLTPEEKAHGVIACSAGNHAQGVALAATRNGIKSLICLPAGAPISKIEATKRLGAEVCLVPGVYDDAYQKAVELQKEHNYTFIHPFDDLKVIAGQGTIGLEILEEMPDVEAVIVPIGGGGLIAGIAFTLKQLKPDVKVYGVQAEGAPSMFQSINDGERVRLEKVATIADGIAVKEPGVNTFDFCSKYVDEIVTVSEDEIAAAILALIEQQKLVSEGAGAVSVAAAMFDKVPIKGKKTVCVVSGGNIDVTILNRVITRGLVKSGRNCTLTLDLTDQPGQLSGVCHVLGENGANIISVTHERNSHITSINGCLIRVEVETRNNDHIEILRNALTEKGYHVV from the coding sequence ATGGCAGAAACATTGGAAATTTCAGAAGTCTATCGCGCGGCACAGGTGCTACGCGACGTGGCGCGCCATCCGCGCCTCATCGGTGTCCCCAAAATCAATCCTGAAGCAGAAGTCTATCTCAAACCTGAAAACCTCCAGCACACGGGAGCGTTCAAACTCCGTGGCGCATACTATAAAATATCACAGCTTACTCCCGAGGAGAAAGCCCACGGCGTAATCGCATGTTCAGCCGGAAACCATGCACAGGGAGTTGCGCTTGCAGCCACCCGCAACGGCATAAAATCGCTCATCTGCCTTCCAGCCGGAGCACCGATTTCAAAAATAGAGGCCACCAAGCGTCTCGGTGCTGAAGTTTGCCTCGTGCCCGGAGTCTACGATGATGCCTATCAAAAAGCTGTCGAACTGCAAAAGGAACACAACTACACTTTCATCCATCCTTTCGACGACCTGAAAGTCATTGCCGGACAAGGCACAATCGGCCTTGAGATACTTGAAGAAATGCCCGATGTCGAAGCCGTAATCGTACCCATCGGAGGCGGCGGACTGATTGCCGGCATAGCTTTTACGCTTAAACAGCTCAAACCCGATGTCAAAGTCTATGGCGTTCAGGCCGAAGGCGCTCCCTCGATGTTCCAGTCAATCAATGACGGTGAACGTGTCCGTCTTGAAAAGGTAGCTACAATCGCCGACGGCATCGCAGTGAAAGAGCCGGGTGTCAACACATTTGACTTCTGCTCGAAGTATGTCGACGAGATTGTCACTGTCAGCGAAGACGAAATCGCAGCCGCCATTCTCGCTCTGATCGAACAGCAGAAACTCGTGTCGGAAGGTGCCGGCGCTGTCTCTGTCGCAGCCGCAATGTTTGACAAAGTTCCCATCAAGGGCAAAAAGACGGTATGTGTTGTTTCAGGCGGAAACATCGACGTGACAATTCTCAACCGCGTCATCACCAGAGGACTCGTCAAGAGCGGCCGTAACTGCACGCTCACCCTCGACCTCACCGACCAGCCGGGACAGCTGTCTGGCGTATGCCACGTGCTTGGCGAAAACGGCGCGAACATAATATCTGTAACCCACGAACGAAATTCTCACATCACGTCAATCAACGGCTGTCTCATTCGCGTTGAAGTCGAGACCCGAAACAACGACCACATCGAAATTCTGCGCAACGCACTGACCGAAAAGGGCTATCACGTTGTTTAA
- the trxA gene encoding thioredoxin codes for MNDFNEIINSDKPTLVDFFATWCGPCKMQSPILDELKNKVGDAANIVKVDVDRNPDLSAKYQIRSVPTIIIFKNGEPQWRASGLQQLEILEDKLRIQEQPGK; via the coding sequence ATGAATGATTTCAATGAAATAATCAACAGTGACAAGCCAACGCTTGTAGACTTCTTTGCCACATGGTGCGGACCTTGCAAGATGCAGAGCCCGATTCTCGACGAGTTAAAGAACAAAGTGGGTGACGCAGCCAATATCGTAAAAGTCGATGTTGACCGCAACCCTGACCTCTCGGCCAAGTATCAGATCCGCAGTGTCCCGACTATCATCATCTTTAAAAACGGAGAGCCGCAATGGCGTGCCTCAGGTCTTCAGCAGCTTGAAATCCTTGAAGACAAACTCCGCATTCAGGAGCAGCCCGGCAAATAG
- a CDS encoding biotin--[acetyl-CoA-carboxylase] ligase: MRLIELDESPSTNSYLAGIAHASSHGTVVCAHTQTAGRGQRGNSWEAAPGENITMSILLKPEGLHPSRQFIISEAVSLAIVNVLRRHLPGHDVRIKWPNDIYIGDGKICGILIENSISPTNINHSIAGIGINVNQTIFLSDAPNPVSMAQFAGKKFDISQLTVEFSKEILHEVDSATEAALNDSADSLGEKYFNALWRTDSFYPYVDNLRHERIDARIVSVASDGIITLCLRTGEHRSYAFKEISAVVKESLL; encoded by the coding sequence ATGAGACTGATCGAACTCGACGAGAGTCCCTCGACCAACAGCTATCTTGCCGGAATAGCCCACGCATCATCCCACGGGACTGTCGTCTGCGCACATACACAGACGGCAGGCCGCGGCCAACGCGGAAACTCATGGGAAGCCGCCCCCGGCGAGAATATCACCATGTCGATACTCCTGAAGCCGGAAGGTCTGCATCCCTCACGTCAGTTCATCATTTCAGAGGCCGTATCGCTCGCCATCGTAAATGTGCTGCGCCGACACCTTCCCGGACACGACGTAAGAATCAAATGGCCCAACGACATCTATATCGGTGACGGAAAAATCTGTGGTATACTAATCGAAAACAGCATCTCCCCTACAAACATCAATCATTCGATAGCCGGGATAGGGATCAATGTCAATCAGACTATATTCCTGTCTGACGCGCCAAATCCGGTATCGATGGCTCAATTTGCAGGAAAAAAGTTTGACATCAGCCAACTCACTGTTGAATTTTCCAAAGAGATTCTACACGAAGTCGATTCCGCGACAGAAGCCGCGCTAAACGACAGCGCGGACAGTCTCGGTGAAAAATATTTCAACGCACTGTGGCGCACTGACTCATTCTATCCGTATGTCGATAATCTCCGTCATGAACGAATCGACGCCCGGATTGTTTCCGTCGCTTCCGACGGCATCATCACACTGTGTCTCCGAACCGGCGAACATCGCAGCTACGCATTCAAGGAAATAAGTGCTGTGGTTAAAGAATCTTTACTGTAA
- the tsaE gene encoding tRNA (adenosine(37)-N6)-threonylcarbamoyltransferase complex ATPase subunit type 1 TsaE → MKQILIPSAEALPEAAQEFLGLMDDATVYAFDGEMGAGKTTFINALSRALGVEDDPTGSPTFSIVNEYRSDTTAELIYHFDLYRIENLEQAFDIGIEDYLDSGALCLIEWPDRIADILPDDTVWVKIDVMPDGSRRLSIGSQEEVANV, encoded by the coding sequence ATGAAACAGATACTGATACCTTCGGCAGAAGCACTTCCCGAAGCTGCTCAAGAATTCCTCGGTCTCATGGACGATGCCACTGTCTACGCTTTCGACGGCGAGATGGGAGCAGGCAAAACGACGTTTATCAACGCTCTCAGCCGCGCACTCGGAGTGGAAGACGATCCGACCGGCTCACCGACATTCTCGATTGTAAACGAATATCGCTCGGACACCACTGCCGAACTCATCTATCACTTCGACCTCTACCGCATCGAAAATCTCGAGCAGGCTTTCGACATCGGCATAGAAGATTATCTTGATTCAGGCGCTCTCTGCCTCATCGAATGGCCCGACCGTATAGCTGACATACTGCCCGATGACACCGTATGGGTTAAAATAGATGTCATGCCCGACGGCAGCCGCCGCCTCTCAATCGGTTCGCAGGAAGAAGTAGCCAACGTATGA
- the porX gene encoding T9SS response regulator signal transducer PorX, translating into MSTILWADDEIDLLKPHIMFLKGKGYEVVTACSGADALALVDEQNFDLIILDENMPGLTGLETLQRIKLVSPHIPVIMITKSEEENIMDQAVGNKIADYLIKPVNPKQILLSIKKNLHSDELVSSQTGNDYRQEFTRISQLIGEASNVNDWMELYRLLVHWEMQLSATETRMDELLDMQRKEAATAFAKFIRNNYADWIVNPQAEGRPLMSPEIFKTHVFPLLDAGEKAFFVLIDNFRLDQWAAIKPLLADSFNFREELYCSILPTATQYARNAIFSGLMPKDIASMFPELWVDEDSPEGKNLNESPLIATQFERYRRHCKFSYTKINDSAAGEKLLREFSNLLANDLNVIVFNFIDMLSHARTESKMIRELASTNAAYRSLSESWFRHSSAIEIFRRIAAKGYKIILTTDHGTVRVDNPVKVVGDKNTNTNLRYKIGKNLAYNPKQVYEVKNPGRLGLPAPNVSSTYIFATGRDFFAYPNNYNYYVQYYEGTFQHGGISPEEMLVPLITLTAK; encoded by the coding sequence ATGTCCACCATACTTTGGGCCGACGATGAAATCGACCTGCTAAAACCCCACATAATGTTCCTCAAAGGGAAGGGCTACGAGGTTGTCACCGCCTGCAGCGGTGCTGACGCTCTTGCACTCGTCGACGAACAGAACTTCGACCTCATCATCCTCGATGAAAACATGCCCGGATTGACGGGACTTGAGACATTGCAGCGCATCAAGCTCGTATCGCCCCACATTCCGGTGATAATGATTACCAAAAGCGAGGAAGAAAATATCATGGATCAGGCAGTCGGCAACAAAATCGCCGACTACCTCATAAAACCTGTCAATCCGAAACAGATACTTCTGTCCATAAAGAAAAACCTTCACTCCGACGAGCTTGTTTCGTCGCAGACAGGGAACGATTACCGGCAGGAATTCACCCGCATATCCCAGCTCATCGGCGAGGCATCCAACGTGAATGACTGGATGGAACTTTACCGTCTTCTCGTGCATTGGGAAATGCAGCTGTCGGCCACCGAGACCCGGATGGACGAGCTTCTCGACATGCAGCGGAAAGAAGCAGCCACAGCATTTGCCAAGTTTATCAGAAACAACTACGCCGACTGGATTGTCAATCCACAGGCGGAGGGACGTCCGCTCATGTCACCTGAAATCTTCAAGACCCATGTGTTCCCGCTTCTTGACGCAGGAGAGAAGGCATTTTTTGTACTCATTGACAACTTCCGTCTCGACCAGTGGGCGGCAATAAAGCCTCTTCTTGCCGACAGTTTCAACTTCCGCGAGGAACTCTACTGCTCGATTCTACCGACAGCGACACAGTATGCCCGCAATGCCATATTCTCAGGACTTATGCCTAAGGATATAGCATCAATGTTTCCCGAGCTATGGGTCGACGAGGATTCGCCGGAAGGAAAAAACCTTAACGAATCTCCGCTGATTGCCACTCAGTTTGAACGCTACCGCCGCCACTGCAAGTTTTCCTATACCAAAATCAACGATTCAGCCGCCGGCGAGAAACTGCTGCGTGAATTCTCCAACCTGCTGGCAAATGACCTGAATGTAATCGTGTTCAACTTTATCGACATGCTTTCACATGCCCGCACGGAGTCAAAGATGATAAGGGAGCTCGCATCGACCAACGCCGCCTACCGTTCACTGTCGGAATCGTGGTTCCGGCACTCGTCGGCCATCGAGATATTCCGCCGCATCGCAGCCAAAGGATACAAGATTATCCTGACGACAGACCACGGCACTGTCAGAGTCGACAATCCCGTCAAGGTCGTGGGCGACAAGAACACCAATACCAACCTACGTTACAAGATTGGCAAAAATCTCGCCTACAATCCCAAGCAGGTCTACGAAGTGAAGAATCCCGGCCGTCTGGGGCTACCAGCTCCAAATGTCTCGTCGACCTATATCTTCGCGACAGGGCGTGACTTCTTTGCATATCCGAACAACTATAATTATTACGTGCAGTATTACGAGGGGACTTTCCAGCACGGAGGCATATCCCCGGAAGAAATGCTTGTTCCGCTGATTACTCTCACTGCAAAATAA
- the porW gene encoding type IX secretion system periplasmic lipoprotein PorW/SprE, protein MKKWSDLFFGHLLHRVMTVIAVAAIVASVSSCSTKKNTAASRNYQAFITRYNVYFNGDQHFKETLKEMERAYEDDYTSQLFMHPVEAYSNPKAPQPNGSFTRSIEKAQKAIQLHSIKKRPKRKPGHSNDPEYKKWLKREEYNPFLHNAWMLMGRSQYFNGDFLGAASTFYYVVKHFTWLPETVTEAKLWQARSYCGLDWLFEAETILTRIKSDELTNSRLKELYYFTYADFYIRSHDNAKAIPMLKEALAFAKGTQKTRLNFLLGQLYSSEGDKTAAYQAYKKAGKSTSASYRTKFNARIKQSEVFQGADITPEVKALKRMTRYDRNKEYLDQIYYAIGNLYLSRRDTANAIANYILAAEKSTRGGVEKAFSQITLGSLYFDRHRYDLAQPCYAEAVPLLPDDYPDIATLRKRSDVLDELAVYSQNVNLNDSLLRLAAMPEAERLAVIDKIIADLRKREKEEADAAQREEYLAEQQAAGSNLKQDNVKAPTSFNLNTDNSWYFYNTATRNAGRTDFQKRWGSRKLENDWRRRNKSSFSFDDFGSESDDDGTEDDNADDSAETGDNNSDEKKSEAAKANDPHYPEYYLKQIPSTDVEKTTAEDVIREGLYTSGLILKDKLEDFDAADAEWQRLMNRYPDNIYRLDIYYNEYLMNIRANRPVEAERYRQLILRDFPESNFAKAMSDPNYIENLRSMFARQEQLYEDAYASYLADNNAKVHEAYSRMKEEYPLSPLMPKFMFLEALAYVTDNKPDEFGATLKELLERYPDTDVTPMASSYLRGLAQGRKLRSGGSNMRGMLWDIRLSNDSTSTEGGEIDFVLEPEEPHYLVLLFSTENISPNQLLFDVARHNFTTYMVRDFDLEVMNFGQLGLLLIKGFRNEGELNHYRSLLAQDNGVMLPEGVRPVQISKSNFEKLLQGGGSFDDYFRFIGEENIRETHESVLPPEEYPSAGEMYGGEDDHDTDGEEALPTPATTPETMPNDKPEETGDFDIPVPVLETKPATESVNTDSVTVNVTAPKQIARPTTKADSLKNDADTLKKVTPRPAVRPAQPPVPKPKAKKQPQKTAVPKPQPKTPRLPDYPLGSEGDEDD, encoded by the coding sequence ATGAAAAAATGGTCTGACCTCTTTTTCGGCCATCTCCTGCACAGGGTGATGACGGTAATCGCTGTCGCGGCAATCGTCGCGTCGGTCTCATCATGTTCGACCAAGAAGAACACTGCCGCCTCACGCAACTATCAGGCTTTTATCACCCGCTATAATGTCTATTTCAACGGTGACCAGCATTTCAAAGAAACTTTGAAGGAAATGGAACGGGCCTACGAGGACGATTACACCTCGCAACTGTTCATGCACCCGGTCGAAGCCTATTCCAATCCAAAAGCTCCGCAGCCAAACGGATCGTTCACACGGTCCATAGAGAAAGCCCAGAAAGCCATTCAGCTCCACAGTATCAAGAAGCGGCCCAAACGCAAACCGGGCCATTCGAACGATCCGGAATACAAAAAATGGCTTAAACGCGAGGAGTACAATCCGTTTCTCCATAACGCATGGATGCTCATGGGCAGAAGCCAGTATTTCAACGGTGACTTCCTCGGGGCTGCTTCCACATTCTATTACGTCGTAAAACATTTCACATGGCTGCCGGAAACCGTAACTGAAGCAAAACTGTGGCAGGCTAGAAGTTATTGCGGACTCGACTGGCTGTTCGAAGCCGAAACCATACTTACCCGAATCAAATCTGACGAACTCACAAATTCACGGCTAAAGGAGCTTTACTACTTCACATACGCTGATTTCTATATCCGCTCCCATGACAATGCGAAGGCAATCCCCATGCTCAAAGAGGCGTTGGCCTTCGCCAAGGGAACACAAAAAACTCGCCTGAATTTCCTCTTAGGACAGCTATATTCCTCCGAAGGTGACAAGACAGCCGCCTATCAGGCATATAAGAAAGCCGGGAAGTCGACCTCGGCCTCATACCGCACCAAGTTCAATGCTCGCATAAAGCAAAGCGAGGTCTTTCAGGGCGCTGACATCACCCCCGAGGTCAAGGCTCTGAAACGGATGACGCGCTATGACCGCAACAAAGAATATCTCGACCAGATCTACTATGCCATCGGCAATCTTTATCTGTCAAGACGCGACACGGCCAACGCCATAGCCAACTACATCCTTGCAGCAGAGAAATCGACACGCGGCGGAGTCGAGAAAGCATTCTCGCAGATAACACTCGGCAGCCTCTACTTCGACAGACACCGCTATGACCTCGCACAGCCATGCTATGCCGAGGCTGTACCTCTGCTTCCTGACGACTACCCTGACATCGCAACACTCAGAAAGAGATCGGACGTGCTCGACGAACTTGCCGTCTACTCTCAGAATGTAAATCTGAATGACTCTCTGCTCCGGCTGGCTGCCATGCCCGAAGCCGAGCGCCTTGCTGTTATCGACAAAATCATCGCCGACCTCAGAAAACGGGAAAAAGAAGAAGCCGATGCAGCACAACGTGAAGAATATCTGGCTGAACAACAAGCTGCCGGATCGAATCTGAAACAGGACAATGTCAAAGCTCCGACCTCATTCAATCTGAACACCGACAATTCATGGTATTTCTACAATACCGCAACCCGCAATGCCGGACGCACGGACTTCCAGAAACGGTGGGGGTCGCGAAAACTTGAAAACGACTGGCGGCGCAGAAACAAATCGTCATTCAGTTTCGACGATTTTGGTTCGGAAAGCGATGACGACGGAACAGAGGACGATAATGCTGACGACTCCGCCGAGACTGGCGACAATAACTCCGACGAAAAGAAAAGCGAGGCTGCAAAGGCCAATGACCCACACTATCCCGAATACTATCTGAAGCAGATCCCGTCGACCGATGTCGAAAAGACAACCGCCGAAGATGTGATACGCGAGGGTCTCTACACCTCCGGGCTTATTCTCAAAGACAAGCTTGAAGATTTCGATGCGGCCGATGCCGAATGGCAACGGCTCATGAACCGCTATCCCGACAATATCTACCGGCTTGACATCTATTATAACGAATATCTGATGAACATCAGGGCCAACCGCCCTGTGGAGGCTGAGCGCTACCGCCAGCTTATCCTGCGAGATTTCCCGGAATCGAATTTTGCAAAAGCGATGTCCGACCCGAACTATATCGAAAACCTACGCTCCATGTTCGCCCGTCAGGAACAGCTATATGAGGATGCCTATGCCAGTTATCTCGCCGACAACAATGCCAAGGTTCATGAGGCATACAGCCGCATGAAGGAAGAATATCCCCTGTCGCCCCTGATGCCGAAATTCATGTTCCTTGAAGCGCTCGCCTATGTCACCGACAACAAACCTGACGAGTTCGGAGCAACACTCAAAGAACTTCTCGAACGTTATCCCGACACCGATGTAACCCCTATGGCATCCTCATATCTCCGCGGACTCGCTCAGGGACGAAAACTGCGTAGCGGCGGATCGAATATGCGAGGTATGCTGTGGGACATACGCCTGTCGAACGACTCAACATCAACCGAAGGCGGCGAAATAGACTTTGTACTCGAACCGGAAGAGCCACACTATCTCGTCTTGCTCTTCTCGACAGAAAACATTTCGCCAAACCAGCTTCTGTTTGATGTGGCTCGTCATAACTTCACTACATATATGGTAAGGGATTTCGACCTTGAAGTCATGAATTTCGGCCAACTCGGCCTGCTACTGATAAAAGGATTCAGAAATGAGGGAGAACTGAATCATTACCGTTCTCTTCTCGCACAGGATAACGGGGTCATGCTCCCTGAAGGAGTACGCCCTGTACAGATCAGCAAAAGTAACTTTGAGAAGCTTCTGCAAGGAGGAGGTTCGTTTGACGACTATTTCCGCTTCATCGGAGAGGAGAACATCCGGGAGACGCATGAGTCTGTCCTCCCCCCGGAAGAATATCCTTCTGCCGGAGAGATGTATGGCGGAGAAGATGACCATGACACCGATGGTGAAGAAGCTCTGCCTACACCGGCAACCACACCCGAGACAATGCCGAATGACAAGCCGGAAGAGACCGGCGACTTCGATATTCCGGTACCTGTATTGGAAACAAAACCGGCAACTGAAAGTGTTAATACCGATAGCGTCACTGTCAATGTCACCGCACCCAAACAAATTGCCCGGCCGACAACCAAGGCTGACAGTCTGAAAAACGATGCCGACACACTGAAAAAAGTGACTCCGCGACCGGCAGTCAGACCGGCGCAGCCACCTGTGCCGAAACCAAAGGCCAAAAAGCAGCCTCAAAAGACAGCTGTCCCCAAACCTCAGCCCAAGACACCGAGACTTCCCGACTATCCGCTCGGAAGTGAAGGCGACGAAGACGACTGA